In Streptomyces sp. NBC_00683, the DNA window CTGGAGGCTGGGATGGACGGTCACGGGACCCCTCGTGCGGTTCTGCGGTGCATGGGCTGGAGTGCAGGGAGTGCTGGCGGCTGGCCGGCACTGACGGCGCTGTCTGCGGGCTGCGTGGGAGGTTCGCTCGCTAAGTTACGCTGCGAGCAGGCACCCCGGCAGTGCTTTCGTGTGACGATCGTAGGCCCGTGTTGACGGCTCGAATGCCAGGACGGTGGTAGTGTGCGCGCCTCCCTCATCCAGATCGCAGTAGACCCGGACGAATCAGTCAATTCCCGTAGGGAACGAGCAGCTTCGCTGGTCGTGGCCCAGGGGGATGCGGATCTGGTGGTCCTGCCCGAGCTCTGGCCGGTCGGCGCCTTCGCGTACACCGTTTTCGCCGACGAGGCCGAACCGCTCGAGGGGCCCACCCACGACGTGATGGCGAAGGCCGCGGCCGAGGCCGGGGTCTGGCTGCACGCGGGTTCCTTCGTCGAGCGGGCCGATGACGGCACCCTCTACAACACCTCGCTGGTCTTCTCGCCCCAGGGCGAGCGGGTCGCCGCCTATCGCAAGATCCACCGCTTCGGCTTCGACAAGGGCGAAGCGGTGATGATGGGCGCCGGCGAGGAGCTCGTCACGGTAGCCCTGCCGCAGACCACGCTCGGTCTTGCCACGTGCTACGACCTGCGCTTTCCGGAGATGTTCCGGGGTCTGGTCGACGCGGGTGCCGACACGCTGGTCATCGCGGCCGGCTGGCCGGAGCGTCGCCGCTCGCACTGGACG includes these proteins:
- a CDS encoding carbon-nitrogen family hydrolase is translated as MRASLIQIAVDPDESVNSRRERAASLVVAQGDADLVVLPELWPVGAFAYTVFADEAEPLEGPTHDVMAKAAAEAGVWLHAGSFVERADDGTLYNTSLVFSPQGERVAAYRKIHRFGFDKGEAVMMGAGEELVTVALPQTTLGLATCYDLRFPEMFRGLVDAGADTLVIAAGWPERRRSHWTLLAQARAVENQAYVLAVGTAGTHAGVEQAGRSIVVDPWGEVLAEAGAAEEVLTVEFDPARTATTREQFPALKDRRLGLAPPR